Proteins co-encoded in one Paenibacillus thermoaerophilus genomic window:
- the bioF gene encoding 8-amino-7-oxononanoate synthase translates to MPEMIWMEEELRALASEARERTLRDTDAVPGRPGYVRRGGRILLNLSSNDYLGLSQHPAIAEAIREALAAGCGAGSGASRLVTGSRTPYRELEEALAAWQRSGAALVFANGYMANCGVISALVGRGDVVFSDRLNHASIVDGIALSRAEHARYRHNDMAHLRRLLDKHKQARRKLIVTDAVFSMDGDAAPLRELVQLKREYGAMLMVDEAHSGGVFGPRGEGLCHALGVQADVDVHIGTFSKAFGLYGAYVSGSPTLIRWLTNKARPFIYSTALPPALAAGLLRSLMLVQTEGAHMRKRLAESSARFRADLREAGFAVGEGDSPIVPVIVGDNAAALRFSEALEAEGIAAVAIRPPTVPDGTARLRFSLSAAHTGEELADAAARIRDIGRRLGVLTG, encoded by the coding sequence ATGCCTGAGATGATATGGATGGAAGAAGAACTTCGCGCCCTCGCAAGCGAAGCGCGGGAGCGGACGCTCCGCGACACCGACGCTGTCCCCGGCCGCCCCGGTTATGTGCGGCGCGGAGGGCGCATCCTGCTGAATCTGTCTTCGAACGATTACCTGGGCTTGTCGCAGCATCCCGCGATCGCCGAAGCGATACGGGAGGCGCTTGCGGCGGGCTGCGGCGCGGGCTCGGGCGCCTCGCGCCTGGTCACCGGGAGCCGGACGCCGTACCGCGAGCTGGAGGAAGCGCTCGCCGCCTGGCAACGGAGCGGCGCGGCGCTTGTGTTTGCGAACGGCTACATGGCCAACTGCGGCGTCATCAGCGCGCTGGTCGGGCGCGGCGACGTCGTCTTCAGCGACAGGCTGAACCACGCCAGCATCGTCGACGGCATCGCGCTGAGCCGGGCCGAGCACGCCCGCTACCGCCATAACGACATGGCGCATCTGCGGCGGCTGTTGGACAAGCACAAGCAGGCGCGGCGCAAGCTGATCGTCACCGACGCGGTGTTCTCGATGGACGGCGACGCCGCGCCGCTGCGCGAGCTGGTGCAACTGAAGCGCGAATACGGCGCGATGCTGATGGTCGACGAAGCGCATAGCGGCGGCGTGTTCGGCCCGCGCGGCGAAGGCTTGTGCCACGCGCTCGGCGTACAGGCCGACGTCGATGTGCACATCGGAACCTTCAGCAAGGCGTTTGGCTTATACGGCGCCTACGTCTCCGGCAGCCCGACGCTGATTCGCTGGCTGACCAACAAGGCGCGGCCGTTCATCTATTCGACCGCGCTGCCGCCGGCGTTGGCGGCCGGCCTGCTGCGGTCGCTGATGCTCGTGCAGACGGAAGGCGCGCACATGCGCAAGCGGCTCGCCGAATCGTCGGCGCGCTTCCGCGCCGACCTGCGAGAGGCCGGCTTCGCCGTCGGCGAAGGGGACTCGCCGATCGTGCCGGTCATCGTCGGCGACAACGCCGCGGCGCTGCGCTTCAGCGAGGCGCTGGAAGCCGAAGGCATCGCGGCCGTGGCTATCCGGCCGCCAACCGTGCCGGACGGCACGGCGCGCCTGCGCTTCTCGCTCTCGGCGGCTCACACCGGAGAGGAGCTGGCCGATGCGGCGGCCCGTATCCGGGACATCGGCCGGCGGCTGGGGGTGCTGACCGGATGA
- a CDS encoding alpha/beta fold hydrolase yields MSEGIHRRTTVLWLTGWSMPDAVFDPLRAALPMYRHAGADYSAADSPEAIVGTARAAARALRSDKDGEAPLLIAGWSLGALLALRLAAEGLADGLVLMAATACFVRPKEQSGLGWPDPYLRKMLARLGKDRERVLEDFRRGLFTDEEREAGCESALLAAAPTGVWTADALAAGLQLLRTEDCRPLLPSIGCPALLIHGTRDTICPYGAALELARLMPRASLIAAEACGHVPFLRREKEIAEAIRSWNKELEA; encoded by the coding sequence ATGAGCGAAGGCATCCATCGGCGCACGACGGTGCTGTGGCTGACCGGCTGGAGCATGCCGGACGCGGTCTTCGATCCGCTGCGCGCGGCGCTGCCGATGTACCGCCATGCCGGCGCCGACTACAGCGCGGCGGATTCGCCGGAGGCGATCGTCGGCACGGCCCGGGCCGCCGCCCGGGCGCTGCGCTCGGACAAGGACGGCGAAGCGCCGCTTCTGATCGCCGGCTGGTCGCTCGGCGCGCTGCTGGCGCTTCGGCTGGCGGCCGAGGGATTGGCCGACGGGCTCGTGCTTATGGCCGCGACGGCCTGCTTCGTCCGTCCGAAGGAGCAATCCGGCCTCGGCTGGCCCGACCCGTACCTGCGGAAGATGCTCGCCCGATTGGGCAAAGACCGCGAGCGGGTGCTGGAGGACTTCCGCCGCGGACTGTTCACCGACGAGGAGCGGGAAGCCGGTTGCGAGTCGGCGCTGTTGGCGGCTGCACCGACGGGAGTCTGGACGGCGGATGCGCTTGCGGCCGGCCTGCAGTTGCTGCGAACCGAGGATTGCCGTCCGCTCCTGCCCTCGATCGGCTGCCCGGCGCTGCTGATTCACGGCACCCGCGACACGATCTGTCCTTACGGAGCGGCGCTGGAATTGGCGCGGCTTATGCCGCGCGCGAGCCTGATCGCAGCCGAAGCCTGCGGCCATGTTCCGTTCCTGCGCCGCGAGAAGGAAATCGCCGAAGCGATAAGGAGTTGGAATAAGGAGTTGGAAGCTTGA
- the bioC gene encoding malonyl-ACP O-methyltransferase BioC, translated as MNPRREFIRKQFDRSASSAYDDHANVQRMMAERLASLVAKSSRKPPGSRPDGASPSPARVLEIGCGTGFLTARLLSLLPDAALTALDLAPAMLETARRRISAAGSARSAERVRFLLADVETWAPGAAASSFDLIASSACFQWLADPGRTIRELRRLLAAGGQLAFATFGPQTFAELHASFAAAYESFGLPPQRHGLSFRSAEQWRRLLAEAGFASIRHERRLYTERHSSVAAFLRSVKAVGASATEATASGGLSSRKLFARMFAEYETRYASEAGIPATYEVLLFRAEAR; from the coding sequence TTGAATCCGAGACGCGAGTTCATCCGGAAACAATTCGACCGAAGCGCCTCTAGCGCGTACGACGACCATGCCAACGTCCAGCGCATGATGGCCGAACGGCTGGCGTCACTCGTCGCGAAATCGTCGCGCAAGCCGCCCGGCTCCCGGCCGGACGGCGCTTCGCCCTCTCCCGCACGCGTGCTGGAAATCGGCTGCGGCACGGGTTTTTTGACCGCACGGCTGCTGAGCCTCCTCCCGGATGCCGCACTGACAGCCCTCGATCTCGCCCCCGCGATGCTTGAGACGGCGCGGCGGCGCATATCGGCTGCCGGTTCCGCGCGTTCGGCGGAGCGCGTTCGCTTCCTGCTTGCCGATGTCGAGACGTGGGCGCCCGGAGCGGCCGCGTCCTCCTTCGACCTGATCGCGTCCAGCGCCTGTTTTCAATGGCTCGCGGACCCCGGCCGGACGATTCGCGAGCTGCGCCGGCTGCTCGCGGCAGGCGGACAGCTTGCTTTTGCGACGTTTGGTCCGCAGACGTTCGCCGAGCTGCACGCCTCGTTCGCGGCCGCCTACGAGTCGTTCGGTCTGCCCCCCCAGCGGCACGGCCTGTCGTTCCGCAGCGCGGAGCAGTGGCGCCGGCTGCTGGCGGAAGCCGGCTTCGCAAGCATTCGGCACGAGCGGCGGCTTTATACGGAGCGGCATTCTTCCGTCGCCGCCTTTCTCCGCTCCGTCAAGGCCGTCGGCGCAAGCGCCACGGAAGCGACCGCCTCGGGCGGTTTAAGCAGCCGGAAGCTGTTCGCCCGCATGTTCGCCGAATACGAGACGCGTTATGCAAGTGAAGCCGGCATTCCCGCCACCTATGAAGTTTTGCTGTTTCGGGCGGAAGCGCGGTAA
- a CDS encoding pyridoxal phosphate-dependent aminotransferase — translation MKTRTFQPADRLKRLPTQFFSQLVRKANQAIAEGRDVINLGQGNPDRPTPERIVKKLREAAGEPKYHKYPPFSGFPFLKEAVAKRYELDYGVKLDPEREVAILFGGKTGIVEIAQCLLNPDDVCLVPDPGYPDYWSGIALSGAEMVMMPLTASGGFLPDYGSIPAEAVNRAKLMFVNYPNNPTAAVASASFYEDTVAFAAKHGIAVASDFAYGAIGFEGKPISFLQTPGAKEVGIEFYTLSKTYNMAGWRVGFALGNAELIEMINLIQDHYYCSLFGGIQEAAAEALLGPQDDVGELVARYRSRRDALFGALNEIGWQAEPSRGSFFAWLPVPKGYRSAEFADLLLNRADVVVAPGIGFGENGEGYVRLGLLSDEDRLREAVARIGKLNLFG, via the coding sequence GTGAAGACCCGAACGTTTCAACCGGCGGACCGTCTCAAGCGGCTGCCGACGCAATTTTTCTCCCAGCTCGTCCGCAAAGCGAACCAAGCGATCGCGGAAGGCCGGGACGTCATCAATCTGGGCCAGGGCAATCCCGACCGGCCGACGCCGGAACGGATCGTGAAGAAGCTGCGGGAGGCGGCAGGCGAGCCGAAGTATCATAAATATCCGCCCTTCAGCGGCTTTCCGTTCCTGAAGGAAGCGGTCGCCAAGCGCTACGAGCTCGATTACGGCGTCAAGCTGGACCCCGAGCGCGAGGTCGCCATCCTGTTCGGCGGCAAAACCGGCATCGTGGAGATCGCCCAATGCCTGCTGAATCCGGACGACGTCTGCCTCGTGCCCGATCCGGGTTATCCGGATTACTGGTCGGGCATCGCCCTCTCCGGCGCCGAGATGGTGATGATGCCGCTGACGGCTTCGGGAGGTTTCCTGCCCGACTACGGCTCGATCCCGGCGGAAGCGGTCAACCGCGCCAAGCTGATGTTCGTCAATTACCCGAACAACCCGACGGCGGCCGTCGCGTCCGCGTCCTTCTACGAGGACACGGTTGCGTTCGCGGCGAAACATGGCATCGCCGTCGCCAGCGACTTCGCCTACGGCGCGATCGGCTTCGAGGGCAAGCCGATCAGCTTCCTGCAGACGCCGGGCGCGAAGGAAGTGGGCATCGAGTTCTATACGCTGTCCAAAACGTACAACATGGCCGGCTGGCGCGTCGGCTTCGCGCTCGGCAATGCCGAATTGATCGAAATGATCAACCTGATCCAGGATCATTATTACTGCAGCCTGTTCGGCGGCATCCAGGAAGCGGCTGCGGAAGCGCTGCTCGGGCCGCAGGACGATGTCGGGGAGCTGGTCGCCCGCTACCGCTCGCGCCGCGATGCGCTGTTCGGCGCGCTGAACGAGATCGGCTGGCAGGCCGAGCCGTCGCGCGGATCGTTTTTCGCCTGGCTGCCCGTTCCCAAAGGCTACCGTTCGGCGGAATTCGCCGATCTCTTGCTGAACCGCGCCGACGTCGTCGTCGCTCCGGGCATCGGCTTCGGCGAGAACGGCGAGGGCTACGTGCGCCTCGGCCTGCTCAGCGACGAGGATCGGCTGCGCGAAGCGGTCGCGAGAATCGGCAAGCTGAATCTGTTCGGGTAA
- a CDS encoding helix-turn-helix transcriptional regulator yields the protein MSRGLRPPASRYPLFERNFILKARSRFHEWEGVGPLSIKTFSGGRAFYRAGRGYYGVEGGRYLLLNEHETYSVSIDADEPVSSFCVFFKRGFAERVLKELSTRPDRLLEDPGAGQTASVEFVQRTYVPSPELASALGAIRRLDLDGEADGMRAEAHFHELMRILLTDQAKVRREAARIPALRASTREELMKRAAVAYEYVEACYDRQVTLEGLARLACLSVNHLLTAYRAMYGTTPYRHLVDRRIDQAKRWLRHTDRTVTDIALSLGFEEVSSFNKRFNQRVGCSPTAYRRFCENGQAEACGGPVQSETGTPFMDEGAIGR from the coding sequence ATGTCTCGCGGCCTCCGTCCTCCCGCTTCCCGGTATCCTTTGTTCGAACGGAACTTCATTCTGAAGGCCCGCAGCCGTTTCCACGAATGGGAAGGCGTCGGCCCGCTGTCGATCAAAACCTTCAGCGGAGGAAGAGCCTTTTACCGCGCCGGACGCGGTTATTACGGCGTGGAAGGCGGACGGTACCTGCTGCTGAACGAACATGAGACGTACTCCGTCTCCATCGACGCCGACGAGCCGGTCAGTTCGTTCTGCGTGTTTTTCAAGCGAGGGTTCGCCGAGCGGGTGCTGAAGGAGCTCTCGACGCGCCCCGACCGGCTGCTGGAGGACCCCGGCGCGGGGCAGACGGCGAGCGTGGAGTTCGTGCAGCGGACGTATGTCCCGAGCCCGGAGCTCGCTTCCGCCCTCGGCGCGATCCGCCGCCTGGACTTGGACGGCGAAGCGGACGGCATGCGGGCGGAAGCGCATTTTCACGAATTGATGCGCATCCTGCTGACCGATCAGGCAAAAGTACGCCGGGAGGCGGCGAGAATTCCCGCCCTTCGCGCCTCCACGCGAGAGGAGCTGATGAAGCGCGCCGCCGTCGCTTACGAATACGTCGAAGCCTGTTACGACCGCCAGGTGACGCTGGAAGGACTGGCCCGCCTCGCCTGCCTGTCCGTCAACCATTTGCTGACGGCGTACCGGGCGATGTACGGCACCACGCCGTACCGGCATCTGGTCGACAGGCGGATCGACCAGGCCAAACGCTGGTTGCGCCACACGGACCGCACGGTGACGGACATCGCTCTGTCACTCGGATTTGAGGAGGTTTCCTCCTTCAACAAGCGGTTCAATCAGCGGGTCGGCTGCTCTCCGACGGCTTACCGCCGGTTTTGTGAGAATGGACAAGCGGAGGCGTGCGGCGGACCGGTACAATCGGAGACGGGTACACCTTTTATGGATGAAGGAGCGATCGGACGATGA
- a CDS encoding VOC family protein produces MNETVSPLVRGLGQVSVRVRDVARAAAFYRDMLGLPLLYQESKLALVACGGVRLILSAPESPQFDHPGSVLYLTVDDIHEAQERLSARGVAFAGKPHKIAELNGVATWMTFFNDSEDNTLALMSEVPAE; encoded by the coding sequence ATGAACGAAACGGTTTCGCCGCTCGTACGCGGTCTGGGGCAGGTGTCGGTCCGCGTCCGCGACGTCGCGCGGGCTGCGGCTTTTTACCGGGACATGCTGGGACTCCCCCTGCTGTATCAGGAGAGCAAGCTGGCGTTAGTTGCCTGCGGAGGCGTGCGGCTGATCTTGTCGGCGCCGGAGTCGCCGCAGTTCGACCACCCCGGGTCGGTGCTGTATCTCACCGTCGACGACATTCACGAAGCGCAGGAGCGGCTGTCCGCGCGGGGCGTCGCCTTTGCGGGCAAGCCGCACAAGATCGCGGAACTGAACGGCGTCGCGACGTGGATGACGTTTTTCAACGATTCGGAAGACAACACGCTCGCGCTTATGAGCGAGGTTCCGGCCGAGTAG
- the proB gene encoding glutamate 5-kinase, which yields MQRLVVKIGSSSLTSSEGGLNRDRISFYAGELARLMDTGAQVLLVTSGAVAAGFRAIGYASRPKALAQKQAAAAVGQGLLMQCYNEALAGYSKVGAQILLTRYDFTSRKRMGNAQMAIEELLAHGVLPIINENDTVSVDELKFGDNDTLSALVANLVKADRLIIITDTDGLYTDDPRRNPDARKIPRVGAITGELLQIAGGAGSAVGTGGMRSKIEAARIGMRGGVQVFVGRVEEPGDLLAAVNGSGKGTYFDTEAHTLPVKKQWIGYHSVPKGRITVDDGAVRALTAGGKSLLPAGVVSAEGEFHPGDVVEVVDAEGRVIGRGVTNYAAWQLVAAAGLGTDDVRNRFEVARIEVIHRDEWMTLADAPAEAATKASARGE from the coding sequence ATGCAACGTCTGGTCGTGAAAATCGGCAGCAGCTCCCTCACCTCCTCCGAGGGCGGCCTGAACCGGGACCGCATCTCGTTTTACGCGGGCGAGCTCGCGCGCCTGATGGATACGGGAGCCCAAGTGCTGCTTGTCACTTCCGGCGCCGTCGCGGCGGGATTCCGCGCGATCGGCTACGCCTCCAGGCCGAAGGCGCTCGCGCAGAAGCAGGCTGCGGCTGCCGTCGGGCAAGGCCTGCTCATGCAATGCTACAACGAAGCGCTGGCCGGCTACTCCAAAGTGGGCGCGCAAATATTGCTCACCCGTTACGACTTCACCAGCCGCAAGCGGATGGGCAACGCGCAGATGGCGATCGAAGAGCTGCTCGCCCACGGCGTGCTGCCGATCATCAACGAGAACGACACCGTCTCCGTCGACGAGCTCAAGTTCGGCGACAACGATACGCTGTCGGCGCTGGTCGCCAATCTCGTCAAGGCGGACCGGCTGATCATCATCACCGATACGGACGGCTTGTACACCGACGATCCCCGGCGCAATCCGGACGCGCGCAAAATTCCGCGCGTCGGCGCGATTACCGGCGAGCTGCTGCAGATCGCGGGCGGCGCCGGCAGTGCGGTCGGCACGGGCGGCATGCGCTCCAAAATCGAGGCGGCCCGCATCGGCATGCGCGGAGGCGTGCAGGTGTTCGTCGGCCGCGTCGAGGAACCGGGCGATCTGCTCGCGGCGGTGAACGGCAGCGGCAAAGGTACGTATTTCGACACCGAAGCCCATACGCTGCCGGTCAAAAAGCAGTGGATCGGCTACCACTCGGTCCCGAAAGGCCGCATCACGGTGGACGACGGCGCCGTCCGCGCGTTGACCGCCGGAGGCAAAAGCCTGCTGCCCGCCGGCGTCGTCAGCGCCGAAGGCGAGTTTCATCCCGGAGACGTCGTCGAGGTGGTGGACGCGGAAGGCCGCGTGATCGGCCGCGGCGTGACCAACTACGCGGCTTGGCAATTGGTCGCCGCCGCCGGCCTCGGCACGGATGACGTCCGGAACCGGTTCGAGGTGGCCCGGATCGAAGTGATTCACCGCGACGAATGGATGACGCTGGCCGACGCGCCGGCAGAAGCCGCGACGAAAGCCTCCGCCCGCGGCGAATAA
- a CDS encoding glutamate-5-semialdehyde dehydrogenase: protein MSEVRTKAALAKEAVRAIGSMDTASKNASLLAMADALVAEQDSIIAANESDLERGRAGGLTESLLDRLKLNPQRIEGIAEGLRQIASLPDPIGETLETAVRPNGLRIEKIRVPLGVIGIVYEARPNVTVDAAGLCLKTGNSVVLRGGSAALDSNRRIVEVLHQAMDATGMPRNALQLIESSDRSSVDEMLKLNGLLDVIIPRGGRSLIQNVVRNATVPVIETGEGVCHTYIDAEADPDMAAKIAINAKAQRPSVCNAMETLLVDAPFAERHLASLAALFREAGVELRGCPRSLALVPEMNAASEEDWSTEYNDYILSVRVVDGLDEALDHIRRYGTLHSECIVTENADRAERFLREVDAAAVYHNASTRFTDGFEFGYGAEIGISTQKLHARGPMGLNALTSSKFIVRGNGQIRG from the coding sequence ATGAGCGAAGTACGCACCAAGGCCGCATTGGCCAAAGAAGCCGTGCGCGCCATCGGCTCCATGGATACGGCGTCCAAAAACGCCTCCTTGCTGGCGATGGCCGACGCGCTGGTGGCGGAACAGGATTCCATCATCGCCGCCAACGAATCCGATCTGGAAAGAGGCCGCGCCGGCGGTCTGACCGAGTCGCTGCTGGACCGGCTGAAGCTGAATCCGCAGCGGATCGAAGGCATCGCCGAAGGCTTGCGGCAGATCGCCTCCCTGCCCGACCCGATCGGCGAGACGCTGGAGACCGCCGTACGTCCGAACGGCCTGCGCATCGAGAAAATCCGCGTGCCGCTCGGCGTCATCGGCATCGTCTACGAGGCGCGTCCGAACGTGACGGTCGACGCCGCCGGACTGTGCCTCAAGACCGGCAACAGCGTCGTGCTTCGCGGCGGATCGGCCGCGCTCGATTCGAACCGGCGGATCGTCGAGGTGCTGCATCAGGCGATGGATGCCACCGGGATGCCGCGGAACGCGCTGCAGTTGATCGAAAGCTCCGACCGGTCGTCGGTCGACGAGATGCTGAAGCTGAACGGCCTGCTGGACGTGATCATCCCGCGCGGCGGACGCTCGTTGATCCAGAACGTCGTCCGTAATGCGACCGTCCCGGTCATCGAGACCGGCGAAGGCGTCTGCCATACGTATATCGACGCGGAAGCCGATCCGGACATGGCGGCAAAAATCGCGATCAACGCCAAAGCGCAGCGCCCGAGCGTCTGCAACGCGATGGAGACGCTGCTTGTCGACGCGCCTTTCGCGGAGCGCCATCTGGCCTCGCTCGCCGCTTTGTTCCGGGAAGCGGGCGTCGAGCTGCGCGGCTGCCCCCGCTCGCTCGCGCTTGTGCCGGAGATGAACGCCGCCAGCGAAGAAGACTGGTCGACCGAATACAACGACTATATCCTGTCCGTACGCGTCGTGGACGGCCTGGACGAAGCGCTTGACCATATCCGGCGGTACGGCACGCTTCACTCCGAATGCATCGTCACGGAGAACGCGGACCGGGCCGAGCGGTTCCTCCGGGAAGTCGACGCGGCCGCCGTCTACCACAACGCATCGACGCGCTTCACCGACGGATTCGAGTTCGGCTACGGCGCGGAGATCGGCATCAGCACGCAGAAGCTGCACGCGCGCGGACCGATGGGCTTAAATGCCTTGACCTCTAGCAAATTCATCGTCCGCGGCAACGGGCAAATCCGGGGGTGA
- the proC gene encoding pyrroline-5-carboxylate reductase — translation MTNMKAKTLAQSDICFLGAGNMAVAMIRGLIAGGLVKGSQLYVLNRSGGEKIEKLGEQYGVRAGTIDRHQAEAVSGADVVVLAMKPKDAGEALFKLAPLLREGQLIVSVIAGLSIGSLQNALGRRPVVRTMPNTSSTIGLGATGIAFSPEVSEAQRKLTLEMFEATGKTAVVLEEAIDAVNALSGSGPAYIYYMMEAMIAGGVEQGLTPRQALELTAQTVLGAATMVLKTGEDPAELRRKVTSPNGTTQAAIEVLAGREFQASVRQAMLRCAERAREMGAEIDARIESIGKSQWTESGGSK, via the coding sequence GTGACGAACATGAAGGCGAAAACATTGGCGCAATCCGATATCTGCTTCCTCGGGGCCGGCAACATGGCCGTCGCGATGATCCGGGGATTGATCGCGGGCGGGCTCGTCAAAGGCTCCCAGCTATACGTGCTAAACCGTTCAGGCGGCGAAAAAATCGAAAAGCTCGGCGAGCAATACGGCGTGCGCGCCGGCACGATCGACCGGCACCAGGCCGAGGCCGTCTCGGGAGCGGACGTCGTCGTGCTGGCGATGAAGCCGAAGGACGCGGGCGAAGCGCTGTTCAAGCTGGCACCCCTGCTCCGCGAAGGCCAGTTGATCGTCTCCGTGATCGCGGGCCTGTCCATCGGCTCGCTGCAGAACGCACTCGGCCGCCGGCCGGTCGTCCGCACGATGCCGAACACGTCCAGCACGATCGGGCTGGGCGCGACGGGGATCGCGTTCTCCCCGGAGGTATCGGAGGCGCAGCGCAAGCTGACGCTGGAGATGTTCGAAGCGACAGGCAAAACCGCCGTCGTGCTCGAGGAGGCCATCGACGCGGTGAACGCCTTGTCGGGCAGCGGCCCGGCCTATATCTATTACATGATGGAAGCGATGATCGCGGGCGGCGTCGAGCAAGGTCTGACGCCCCGCCAAGCCCTCGAACTGACGGCGCAAACAGTGCTCGGCGCCGCCACGATGGTGCTGAAAACCGGTGAGGATCCCGCCGAGCTGCGGCGCAAAGTCACATCCCCGAACGGCACGACGCAAGCGGCCATTGAGGTGCTGGCCGGGCGCGAGTTCCAGGCGTCCGTCCGTCAGGCGATGTTGCGCTGCGCCGAGCGCGCGCGGGAGATGGGCGCGGAGATCGACGCGCGGATCGAATCGATCGGCAAATCGCAATGGACGGAAAGCGGAGGTTCCAAATGA
- a CDS encoding 2,3-diketo-5-methylthiopentyl-1-phosphate enolase, with product MTQGYCVATYRLHDEKADFHKKAAGIAVGLTVGSWTELPEAQKAHMRKHLGQVVSVDVHEPGAGEPPENRYADISIAYPDVNFSRDIPALLVTVFGKLSMDGRIKLIDLHFSESFLAGFPGPKFGAAGVRGLLGVHDRPLLMSIFKSVIGHDLDNLREQFYKQALGGVDLIKDDEILFENPLTPIGKRVEACMAAAKQAEAETGQKLLYAANLTGPTSKLRVRALEAIGAGANALLFNVLAYGFDTLAELAADPDINVPLMAHPALAGAYYPSPHYGIAANVLLGKLMRLAGADLVLFPSPYGSVVMPREENMAIREALLTESAADYAHGAAADAALSLRRSFPVPSAGIHPGLVPLILRDFGGEVVVNAGGGIHGHPMGTAAGGQAFRQAIDAALAGRTLQEAAAEAGHEALKAAIELWGVKS from the coding sequence ATGACCCAAGGATATTGCGTAGCGACTTATCGTCTGCACGACGAGAAAGCGGATTTTCATAAAAAAGCGGCCGGAATCGCCGTCGGCTTGACCGTCGGGAGCTGGACCGAGCTGCCGGAGGCCCAAAAAGCTCACATGCGGAAACATCTGGGGCAAGTCGTCTCCGTTGACGTGCATGAGCCCGGGGCGGGCGAACCGCCGGAGAACCGGTACGCGGATATTTCCATCGCCTACCCCGACGTCAACTTCAGCCGGGACATTCCCGCGCTGCTCGTCACCGTCTTCGGCAAGCTGTCCATGGACGGCCGCATCAAGCTGATCGACCTGCATTTCTCGGAGTCGTTCCTCGCGGGTTTCCCCGGACCGAAATTCGGCGCGGCCGGGGTTCGCGGTCTGCTGGGCGTTCACGACCGCCCGCTGTTGATGAGCATCTTCAAGTCGGTCATCGGCCACGATCTGGACAACCTGCGGGAGCAGTTCTACAAGCAGGCGCTTGGCGGCGTCGACTTGATCAAGGACGACGAAATTTTATTCGAAAACCCGCTGACGCCGATCGGCAAACGCGTGGAAGCCTGCATGGCCGCCGCCAAACAAGCCGAAGCGGAAACCGGCCAGAAGCTGCTGTACGCGGCCAATCTTACCGGCCCGACCTCGAAGCTGCGGGTGCGCGCGCTGGAAGCGATCGGGGCCGGAGCCAACGCGCTGCTGTTTAACGTGCTGGCCTACGGCTTCGACACGCTCGCGGAGCTGGCCGCCGACCCGGATATCAACGTACCGCTGATGGCCCACCCCGCCTTGGCCGGCGCCTATTACCCGTCGCCGCATTACGGCATCGCGGCGAACGTGCTGCTCGGCAAGCTGATGCGCCTGGCGGGCGCGGATCTCGTCTTGTTCCCGTCGCCGTACGGCTCGGTCGTGATGCCGCGCGAGGAGAACATGGCGATCCGCGAGGCGCTGCTGACGGAATCGGCAGCCGACTACGCGCACGGCGCGGCCGCGGATGCGGCGCTGTCCCTGCGCCGCTCGTTCCCCGTTCCGTCGGCGGGCATCCATCCGGGGCTCGTGCCGCTGATCCTGCGGGATTTCGGCGGCGAGGTCGTCGTCAACGCCGGCGGCGGCATACACGGGCATCCGATGGGCACGGCGGCGGGCGGACAAGCGTTCCGTCAGGCGATCGACGCCGCCCTCGCGGGACGGACGCTGCAGGAAGCCGCGGCCGAGGCGGGACATGAAGCGCTCAAAGCGGCCATCGAGCTCTGGGGAGTGAAGTCATGA
- a CDS encoding 2-hydroxy-3-keto-5-methylthiopentenyl-1-phosphate phosphatase: MNKQPVIFCDFDGTITENDNIVAIVKHFDPPGWSGIVDDILSRRVSIRDGVGRLFALLPTARREEIVRYAIGNARIRAGFAELLNYCRENGIEFYVTSGGIDFFVYPLLAPFGIPEERIYCNGSSFAGETIEITWPHPCDEHCRTDCGMCKTTIMRRFPNDRYRRILIGDSVTDFEGAKLADLVFARSHLAERCREIGMPYVPYETFHEVVDGLREALQTGRA; encoded by the coding sequence ATGAACAAGCAGCCGGTTATCTTTTGCGATTTCGACGGCACGATCACCGAGAACGACAACATCGTGGCGATCGTGAAGCATTTCGATCCGCCGGGCTGGTCCGGTATCGTGGACGATATCTTGAGCCGGCGGGTCAGCATCCGGGACGGCGTCGGGCGCCTGTTCGCCCTGCTCCCGACCGCCAGGCGCGAAGAGATCGTCCGCTACGCGATCGGCAACGCGCGCATTCGCGCCGGATTCGCCGAGCTGCTGAATTATTGCCGGGAGAACGGAATCGAGTTTTACGTCACAAGCGGCGGCATCGACTTTTTCGTATATCCGCTGCTTGCGCCGTTCGGCATCCCGGAGGAGCGCATTTATTGCAACGGCAGCTCCTTCGCGGGCGAGACGATCGAGATCACCTGGCCGCATCCGTGCGACGAGCATTGCCGGACGGACTGCGGCATGTGCAAGACGACGATCATGCGCCGCTTCCCGAACGACCGCTACCGGCGCATCCTGATCGGGGACAGCGTCACCGACTTCGAAGGCGCGAAGCTGGCCGACCTCGTCTTCGCCCGCTCCCATCTGGCCGAGCGCTGCCGGGAGATCGGCATGCCTTACGTGCCGTACGAGACGTTCCATGAAGTCGTGGACGGGCTGCGTGAGGCTTTACAGACCGGCCGCGCCTGA